A window of Candidatus Ozemobacteraceae bacterium genomic DNA:
GCGGCCGCTTCCTCGCGCTGCCGATCGCTTCCGGTGACGTAGATAACGGTGTGATGGCGCAGAGCGGCCTGCCGGTCGAGGCAGACCAGCTTGCAGCCGGTGCGAAGGCCGGGATCGAGAGCGAGCACGTTCTTCTGGCCGAGCGGGGCGGCCATCAGCAGTTCGCGCAGGTTCGAGGCGAAGACGGCGATCGCATCGTCGTCGGCACGCGCCTTCAACTCGGCGCGAAGCTCGGTTTCGAGCGAGGGGGCGAGCAGCCGGTCGTAGCCGTCTTCGAGGGCGAGGCGCACCTGTTCCGACGCTTTGCCGGTGTTCTTCAGAAAGCGGCGGCCGAGAATGCCGAGCGCCTTGTCGGCCGGCGGCTTGACGGAAACCTTGAGCACGCCTTCGTTTTCGCCCCGGAAGATCGCGAGCAGACGGTGCCCGGCGGCCTTTGTCGCGGGCTCGCGCCAGTCGAACCAGTCGCGGAACTTGGCGCCCTCCTCTTCCTTGCCTTTCACGACGGAGGTCTCGATCAGCGCGAAGGCTGCGAAGTAGGCGCGCACGGCCTGGCGGGCCTCGGCGTGCTCGCTGACGAACTCGGCGATGATGTCGCGGGCCCCTTCCAGGGCTTCTTCCGGGCCGGCCACGCCCTTTTCCGCGCTGACATAGGCTTCGGCGGCACGCATCGGATCGAGAGACGGTTCCTGGAGAAGCAGGTGGTTGGCCAGCGGCTCGAGGCCGCGTTCGCGGGCCATCTGGGCCCGGGTGCGCCGCTTCGGCCGGTACGGCAGATACAGGTCTTCGAGCACGGCCAGCGTGGCGGCGCCGCGGACGGCCGATTCGAGCTCCGGCGTGAGCAGCTGGCGCTCGGTCAGCGAGCCGAGAATCGACTCGCGCCGCTTGTCCAGCTCGGCGAGCTGTTCCAGCCGGTCGCGGATCGTCTGGAGAGCGACTTCGTCGAGGCTTCCCGTTTTCTCCTTGCGATATCGCGCGATGAACGGCACGGTCGCGCCTTCATCGAACAGCGCGGCGGCCGCCTCGACCTGCGCCGGGCGCAGGCTGAGCTCGGTCGAAATGAGATGGCAATGAGAAGAAACGGTCGTGACGCTCATGGAACACCCCCCGATAATCGGCTCCCCATGTGGTATCCCATTCCTACATCCCGGTCAACCACACAAAATCGGTTTTTCAACACCTGTCACGGATGTCGGGGCGGGTTTCAAACCCGCCCCGACGGTCGACAATATGAAACGTCAGCCGACGACTTTTTCGAGAGGGCGGCAGCGGCGCATGAGGCCGTCGACGTGTTTGGCGAGGCCGCCGCCCGCCGTTTCGCGGTAGCGGCTCTGCAGGTCCATGCCGGTTTCGCGCATCGTGGCGACGACCTGGTCGAACGAGACGCGGTGGCGGCCGTCCGACATCAGCACGTAACTGGCGCACTCGATGGCACGAGCCGCGGCCATGGCGTTGCGCTCGATGCAGGGAATCTGCACCAGCCCGCCAATGGGGTCGCACGTCAGGCCGAGATGGTGTTCCAGGCCCATTTCCGCGGCATACTCGATCTGCGGGGGCGTGCCGCCCCAGAGTTTGCACGCCGCGGCCGCCGCCATGGCGCAGGCCGTGCCGATCTCGCCCTGGCAGCCGACCTCGGCCCCGCTGATCGAGGCGTTCGTCTTCACGAGGTTGCCGATCAGCCCCGCGACCGACAGGGCACGGACGATGCGGGCATCCGACAGGTGATCGAGACGCTGCAGGAGATACAACACCGCCGGCAGAACTCCGGCCGAGCCGCACGTCGGCGCGGTCACGACCTGGCCCCCGGCGGCGTTCTCTTCCGAAGTCGCCAGCGCATAGGCGAAGACAAGGTTGATCTTCTGCATCAGATCGTTCTGCTGACGGGCCCGTGTGAAATACATGCCGGCCTTTCGCGGCAGGCGCAGGCCGCCGGGCAGCACGCCCTCGGCCTCGAGCCCGCGCTGGATCGTCGCCTTCATCGTTTCCCAGACGCTCGCGAGGTGGTCCCAGATCGAGGCCGGTTCATGCTCCTTCACGTAGTCGGCGAACGAGATGCCGTTTTCGTCGAGATACTCGAGAATCTCGTGCATCGAATTGTGCGGATACACCTGCACGGGCGCGACCTCGTGCGAATGTTCCTCGCGCAGGAAGCCGCCGCCGACGCTGAAGACGCGCCACCGGTCGAGCTCATGTCCGTCGCCGTCACGGGCGATGCACTCCATGCCGTTCGGATGGAAGGGCAGAATGGTGTCGGGCTGCCAGAGAATCTCGACCGGCGTCGGGCGAAAGGCATCGATGATGGCCTGGTCGGTCAGATGCCCTTTCCCGGTTGCCGCGAGGCTTCCGTACAGAATCACGGTGAAGCCGGCCGCCTCGGGATGGCGTGCCCGGAACTGCTCGACGGCCTTGCGGGGGCCCATCGTATGGCTGCTCGACGGCCCGTGGCCGATCTTGAAGATGTCGCGAATCGATTCCATGAACGAGGTCCTTTGCGTGACGGTGATCTCTGCCGAAAAAATCCGCCCCCGGGCGAACGTCTCCGGGAGCGGCGGCGCGTGAAACGTATGTCGGCCGTTCGATCCCGAAACCTGAGAGGCTCCGGCACAGTACCAGATATGCCGACAAATTGCATCACCGTAAGAACGCCAAGAGCATTTCATCTGCGACATCTGCTTCATTGGCGTCATCTGCGGATTGGTTCTCTGTGCTGAAGCTGTTCTCCTCAGTTTTGGGGGTGGCCCTGAACCATGCGGTTCCAGCGGACGGGGAACAGGTTCGTGGAAACGGGGACCGAGCCGAGGACCCGGCCCTGCGGGTCGTTTCGGCCGAACATGCCTTCGACGTGGACCCAGATTCGGCCGGCCTGAAAGCCCGATACGGGGTGGTCGCCATCCTGGGACAGCGTCCAGGTCAGGCTTGCGAGGGAATCCGTGACCAGCATCCGGGGTGTTTCGCCGGTGAACGTTCTCTGCACGTTCTTCCCGATGATTTCATACCGCACCAGGCCGGCATTGCCGGCGCCGTCGGCGAATACCGGGAATTCCAGTGACGACGGCGTGCACCGGATGACCTGGCGGAACGACTGCTTCGTCAGGTCCGACGGCGGCGCCGCATTGTGCAGGTCGTTGCGCAGGTGCTCGACGAGCAGGGTCGCCTGACGGGCCGCCTCGTTCACCTGTTCCCCGCTCGAGAACGTGCGCCGGAACTGGGTGAAAGCCGGAATCGCCGCGCTGAGCAGGAGGACGACGATGCCGAAGATGACCAGCAGTTCGATGAGGGTGAAACCGCCTCGTGGTGCATCAAAGCGTTTCTTTTGCATACAGCACCGTCCTCGAAAACTGTCGCAGCGTCTGGCTGCCGGCGATCACCGGGTAGGTCAGGGTGACCGTGATCTTCTTGTATGCCGGGCCGCGCGGGTCGTCGACGGCCGTGATTTCCATGCGCCGCGCCGACGTTCCGACGGGGCTCAGCCGTAACAGCCGGCTTCCAGAGCCGAGCGGCTGGCCGTCGAGCAGGTCGGCGTCGGCGAACACGCCAACGGGAACCTCTTTCCAGGGCAGCGAGAGCACCTGTTCGATCAGCTCGTAGCACGCGCAGTGGGCCGTGAAATCGTCCTGGTTCATCGACATCGTGCGGGTGCCGGCCTGCAGCAGATACAGGACGGAGCCGAGGAACAGCGCAAGCAGGAACAGGGCCGCCAGCAGTTCCATCATGGTGAAGCCGCGTTTGTCAGTCATACCAGCTCCTGTCGGTGTCGCTCACGCAGGCCCGGATGAACGCCCGCCAGTCGTCGCCCGATGCCGACGTGCGGGTGGGGTCCTGGATTTCCCGCCAGGCGATGCTGCCGCCCTTGCCGGTTCCGGCCGTCGGAAGCGTGTCGCGAACGTCGACGGAGCCGTTGATGCGGCAGGGGGTCGCGAGAACGAGGCGGGCCTTGGGAGCGAGGATGTTGAGCTGATGCAGGTCGGACTGTTCCATGGTGACCGTCTCGGCTTCGGGGGCCGCGATGGTGACGGCCGAATATCGGCTGGGAAGCCGGTTTCCGCGGCAGACGACGTTCCCGCGCTCGAGCAGGATCATGCCCGAACCCTCGACGACGAGCGGCGCCGAGAGGTTCGACGGCGGGAAAACGAGCGGGTCGCGGGTGCTGTTGACGATGCGGACCGTGGTGTCGAGCCGGAGCACGCGTTCATCAGGCCTGTAGAACCGCTCCCAGAACTCGTCGATCGTCGAGAGCTCGACCATGACGCGATTGCGGATCACCTCGACCGTCTGCGGGGCCTTGACGGGCCCGCGATACAGCAGGGTCTCGTTCCGGCGAAGCTGCAGGTCCGACCCGTCGTCGTATGCGAGAGGCGAGGCGGCGGGCGGGTAGGTGCGCTGTTCCGACGGCAGGGAGACGCCGCCCATGAAGTTGTACAGATACGCCGTCGGGAACTCGACGATGCTGCACATGTGTTCCGAGTAATCCTCGTATGTCGGGAACAGTTCGCTTCTGCGCGCCACGGGGCCGCCCACGGCGCGGTTGAGAAACTCGGCCAGGACCTGTTCCGGCTTGAATTTGCCGGTCTCGCAGGCCGGCAGAAAATACTGCGGCGAAGGCTTCGTGCCGGCGAAGATCGCCGCGACGTCCGGCTCCTCGGGCTTCACGTCGAGCCGGCCGAGACGAAGAATAGCAGTAGATACATTTCCTATCACCTTCGTGCGCGACTGGAACCCTGCGCGGCAGTCGCCGAAGACATGCAGCGAAGAGGATTTCGCGCCGTAGTTCGCGACCTGGTCGGGCGAGATCAGGTTGCCTTCATACATGGCGTTGTGCTCGAGCGAGGTGCTGCGGTCGTGGAAGCCGTCGAGCAGGAAGTCGTGGCCGAACGCATACCCGGTCACGCGCTCCGGGGCGCCGCCCGGCCTGTCCCAGGGGAAACTGCGGGACTGCGAAAAGGCGGGCGGCAGCAGCGAAGGGGGCGTCGTGAAGCGGATGACCTTGGGCTTTCCCGGCTCGGGGATGGCGTAGAGCTGGAAGAGTTCGCCGGCATCGAGAGCGCCCGACGTGAGGTGCAGGCGCACCTGGCCGCCGCCGAGCCAGACCCAGCCGCGGTTTTCGAACACGTTCGCGGGCTCTTCCCCTTCCTTCGGCGCCTGCGGGGCCAGCGTGTCGTCGGGAAGCGGGTGATGATAGAGCATCAGGGGCCGATCGCCTTCCACGTGCCGGCCGTCGTAATCGTTGCTCAGCGTGTTGAATCGCTCGGGCCGGCCCTGTGCCGCGTTGTGCGCGCGAAGCGTGAACTTCGTCGACACCGGCGGCAGGAGGCTGCCGGCGAAAACGGGCCGTCGCACTTCGACCGTTCTCGAAACGCCCTTGCACGAGCCGGTCGCCTTGATGGCGAGGAAGCCTCGGCAGGAAACGGGATCGTTCCAGGCGGCGGGGTTGGTTTCGGCGGCCTGGAAGCCCGTGAACCAGGCGTCGACCTCAAGCGATGCCGACGGATCGACTTCCGCGGCGCAGGCGGCCAGCCGGTAGTTCCAGGACGGGTCGAACAGGGAAACGATCGACGTTTCGGGCACTGAGGGGTTCTCGATGATGGTTTTCGCCAGCGGGGAAAGGCCCGCCGTATTCCCTTCCTCGAACGACTTTCGCACTTCGCAGATGGCAAACCCGATGCCGGCTTCGGCGAGGTAATGGGCCGACTGGGCGTCGGCGACGTGGCGGATCTCCTCCTGATGGCGGCCGACCAGCCTGAACAGCACCGTTCCGAGGATCAGGAGCGTGACCCCGATCGACAGCACGTAGATCAGCGTGAACCCTGCCCTGCGATGGAAGAGCTTCATGGGAAGGCTCCTTTGTTCCCTACCTTGCCGCGCCCGTGCGCTCGACGGACGTCGGGAGGCCGATGGCGCGCGGGGAAAGACCTGCCTGGTTCCGGATCTCCGGGCTTGCTCCGCGGGCGAGCAGATACAGGGCGGCTTTCTGGCGTTTCTTCAGAATCGCGAGGTGAAGCGGCGTGTTCCCGTCGCGCGCCTGGGCGTTGATATCCGCCCCCCGCGTGAGCAGAAGTTCGATGATGTCGGTCGCTCCCGTTTCGGCCGCCGCGTG
This region includes:
- a CDS encoding Tex family protein: MSVTTVSSHCHLISTELSLRPAQVEAAAALFDEGATVPFIARYRKEKTGSLDEVALQTIRDRLEQLAELDKRRESILGSLTERQLLTPELESAVRGAATLAVLEDLYLPYRPKRRTRAQMARERGLEPLANHLLLQEPSLDPMRAAEAYVSAEKGVAGPEEALEGARDIIAEFVSEHAEARQAVRAYFAAFALIETSVVKGKEEEGAKFRDWFDWREPATKAAGHRLLAIFRGENEGVLKVSVKPPADKALGILGRRFLKNTGKASEQVRLALEDGYDRLLAPSLETELRAELKARADDDAIAVFASNLRELLMAAPLGQKNVLALDPGLRTGCKLVCLDRQAALRHHTVIYVTGSDRQREEAAATLKDLCARFSIEAIAVGNGTGSRETESFLRGLPFLKQIPVVMVNESGASVYSASEVARTEFPDQDVTVRGSVSIGRRLMDPLAELVKIDPKSIGVGQYQHDVDQKKLKRGLDDVVTSCVNAVGVEVNTASAPLLTYVAGVGAQLAGNIVAWRTENGPFTSRADLKKVPRLGPKAFEQCAGFLRVRQSANPLDASAVHPERYALVKRMAADLGCAVSDLLSRPDLRGKIDINKYISDDVGLPTLRDIMSELEKPGRDPRAGFEAFSFAEGIHKISDLKPGMKLPGIVTNVTRFGAFVDIGVHQDGLVHISELADRFVREPSEVVKVQQKVTVTVLEVDEKRSRISLSMRSHREGNRKSEA
- a CDS encoding prepilin-type N-terminal cleavage/methylation domain-containing protein, coding for MTDKRGFTMMELLAALFLLALFLGSVLYLLQAGTRTMSMNQDDFTAHCACYELIEQVLSLPWKEVPVGVFADADLLDGQPLGSGSRLLRLSPVGTSARRMEITAVDDPRGPAYKKITVTLTYPVIAGSQTLRQFSRTVLYAKETL
- a CDS encoding L-serine ammonia-lyase: MESIRDIFKIGHGPSSSHTMGPRKAVEQFRARHPEAAGFTVILYGSLAATGKGHLTDQAIIDAFRPTPVEILWQPDTILPFHPNGMECIARDGDGHELDRWRVFSVGGGFLREEHSHEVAPVQVYPHNSMHEILEYLDENGISFADYVKEHEPASIWDHLASVWETMKATIQRGLEAEGVLPGGLRLPRKAGMYFTRARQQNDLMQKINLVFAYALATSEENAAGGQVVTAPTCGSAGVLPAVLYLLQRLDHLSDARIVRALSVAGLIGNLVKTNASISGAEVGCQGEIGTACAMAAAAACKLWGGTPPQIEYAAEMGLEHHLGLTCDPIGGLVQIPCIERNAMAAARAIECASYVLMSDGRHRVSFDQVVATMRETGMDLQSRYRETAGGGLAKHVDGLMRRCRPLEKVVG